One stretch of Cohnella algarum DNA includes these proteins:
- a CDS encoding tetratricopeptide repeat protein codes for MNQRKRAVKNRRPKVIPFSPDATFFFERAVQSLDRYRYDKALKYFRRAVEYEPDNPVNHCNMAGILSEMGRYEESNDILRSVLDRIDPAMTECYYYLANNYANMELYEAAEDALVQYLENDLDGHFLEESDELLDLLNYELNRPTKLTTIKSRENLYAHDKARELLEAGRFAEAVRILEGILERQPDFLAARNNLGLAYYYMGLFEKSVQTIDLVLQAEPGNLHALCNLAIFYQHSNRAELPGLIRLLKKTVPFHPEHVFKLATTLGIVGEHREAYGHFRRLLRSGELSDEPCLHHFAAVAAVNIGRFDDAERHWRQADRLDPESEVPAFYLGKLDDMRSGAYATPSHYHFHLPFDEQFRQWEQDPQMVPNALKRNPLIRSSFFWALRHGDRHTKIQVIQALGLVADDEVVDALKAFLIDPEEEDELKRVAVLVLRSIGVHDPLRVVYGGRSLTLESRRKSVNLPIWDSSWQTVLEIATERMSGRYDVVQQHDLMTLWVDYLSRVYPKVPKLLKPYGWAAALEYWTAKMHRKAITYADLVSRYGASQASISRYANLIDEACGIREKLKRSSATFGE; via the coding sequence ATGAATCAGCGCAAACGCGCGGTGAAGAACCGTCGACCCAAAGTCATCCCCTTTTCCCCCGACGCCACATTCTTCTTCGAACGGGCCGTGCAATCGCTGGATCGCTATCGTTACGACAAGGCTCTGAAATATTTCCGCCGCGCGGTGGAATACGAGCCGGACAATCCGGTCAATCACTGCAACATGGCCGGCATTTTGTCGGAGATGGGCCGTTACGAGGAATCGAACGACATTTTGCGGTCCGTGCTGGATCGGATCGATCCCGCCATGACCGAATGCTATTACTATTTGGCCAACAATTATGCCAACATGGAGCTGTACGAAGCGGCGGAAGACGCGCTCGTCCAATATTTGGAGAACGATTTGGACGGTCATTTTCTCGAGGAATCCGACGAGCTGCTCGACTTGCTCAACTACGAGCTGAACCGTCCGACGAAGCTGACGACGATCAAATCCCGGGAAAATCTGTATGCCCACGACAAGGCGCGCGAGCTGCTCGAAGCCGGGCGCTTCGCCGAAGCGGTCCGGATTCTGGAGGGCATTCTCGAACGCCAGCCCGATTTCTTGGCCGCCCGCAACAATTTGGGCTTGGCTTACTATTACATGGGACTGTTCGAAAAGTCCGTCCAGACGATCGACCTGGTGCTGCAGGCCGAACCCGGGAACCTGCACGCGCTTTGCAATCTGGCGATCTTTTACCAGCATTCGAACCGGGCCGAACTGCCCGGGCTGATCCGCCTGCTGAAAAAAACGGTCCCGTTCCACCCCGAGCACGTCTTCAAGCTGGCGACGACGCTCGGCATCGTCGGCGAGCACCGGGAAGCGTACGGCCATTTTCGGCGGCTGCTGCGGTCCGGGGAGCTGTCCGACGAGCCTTGCCTGCATCATTTCGCCGCCGTCGCCGCCGTGAACATCGGCCGGTTCGACGACGCCGAGCGCCATTGGCGCCAGGCCGACCGGCTCGATCCGGAGTCGGAGGTCCCGGCGTTTTACCTGGGCAAGCTGGACGACATGCGCAGCGGGGCGTACGCGACGCCGTCCCACTACCATTTCCATCTCCCGTTCGACGAGCAGTTCCGGCAATGGGAGCAGGATCCGCAGATGGTGCCGAACGCCCTGAAGCGCAACCCGCTCATCCGCTCGTCGTTTTTTTGGGCTTTGCGCCACGGCGACCGCCACACGAAAATCCAGGTCATCCAGGCGCTGGGCCTCGTGGCCGACGACGAGGTGGTCGACGCGCTCAAAGCGTTTCTGATCGATCCGGAGGAGGAGGACGAACTGAAGCGGGTCGCCGTGCTCGTGCTGCGCTCGATCGGCGTGCACGATCCGTTGCGCGTCGTTTACGGAGGGCGTTCGCTGACGCTGGAATCGAGGCGGAAATCCGTCAATCTTCCGATTTGGGACAGCTCCTGGCAAACCGTGCTGGAAATCGCGACGGAACGGATGTCGGGCCGCTACGACGTCGTTCAGCAGCACGACCTGATGACGCTTTGGGTCGACTATCTTTCGCGGGTGTATCCGAAAGTGCCCAAGCTGCTCAAGCCGTACGGCTGGGCTGCCGCGCTCGAATACTGGACCGCCAAAATGCACCGCAAAGCGATCACCTACGCCGACCTCGTCAGCCGTTACGGCGCTTCCCAGGCAAGCATCAGCCGTTACGCGAATCTGATCGACGAAGCTTGCGGCATCCGGGAGAAGCTCAAGCGAAGCAGCGCGACTTTCGGCGAATAA
- a CDS encoding gluconeogenesis factor YvcK family protein encodes MKRPAKGAERNPRIVVIGGGTGLSVMLRGLKQKPLDITAIVTVADDGGSSGILREELRMPPPGDIRNVLSALADAEPLLADMLSYRFQNGTGLAGHSLGNLILAAITDLSGDFVTGIRELSRVLAVRGRVLPAANQAIVLKAEMTDGTTVTGESAIPKSGRKIRRVLIEPADVEALPEAVEAIREADAVLIGPGSLYTSIIPNLLVPKLAEAIVSANAVKIFVCNVMTQPGETDNYSVSDHLNAVHAHVGHHLFDYVIVNDGEIPPQVHSMYAEQGAKAVHLDLDEVTRRGYKVIADRLVLFRTYLRHDAVKLSEHIYQLVENWMLRKE; translated from the coding sequence ATGAAGAGACCGGCCAAAGGGGCCGAGCGGAATCCCCGGATCGTCGTGATCGGCGGCGGTACGGGACTGTCGGTTATGCTTCGGGGGTTGAAGCAGAAACCGCTGGATATTACCGCCATCGTCACGGTCGCGGATGACGGAGGCAGCTCCGGCATTTTGCGGGAAGAGCTGAGGATGCCGCCTCCGGGCGATATTCGCAACGTGCTCTCGGCGCTTGCCGACGCGGAGCCGCTGCTTGCGGATATGCTTTCGTACCGTTTTCAGAACGGGACAGGACTAGCGGGCCACAGCTTGGGCAACCTGATATTGGCGGCCATTACGGATTTGTCCGGCGATTTCGTGACCGGCATCCGCGAACTGAGCCGGGTGCTTGCCGTGCGGGGGAGGGTGCTTCCCGCGGCGAACCAGGCGATCGTGCTCAAGGCGGAGATGACCGACGGCACGACGGTGACCGGAGAATCCGCCATTCCGAAGTCCGGACGAAAAATCCGGCGCGTCCTGATCGAGCCGGCGGATGTCGAAGCGCTGCCGGAAGCGGTCGAGGCGATCCGGGAAGCGGATGCGGTGCTCATCGGTCCGGGCAGCCTGTACACGAGCATCATTCCGAATTTGCTCGTTCCGAAGCTGGCCGAGGCGATCGTGTCCGCGAACGCCGTGAAAATTTTCGTCTGCAACGTGATGACCCAGCCGGGGGAAACCGACAATTATTCGGTAAGCGATCATTTGAATGCGGTTCATGCGCATGTCGGGCATCATTTATTCGATTACGTGATCGTCAACGACGGGGAAATACCGCCGCAGGTGCACAGCATGTACGCGGAGCAAGGCGCCAAAGCGGTCCACCTGGATCTGGACGAAGTGACTCGCCGGGGCTACAAGGTCATTGCCGACCGTCTCGTTTTGTTCCGGACGTATTTGCGGCATGATGCCGTGAAGCTGAGCGAGCACATTTATCAGCTGGTGGAAAACTGGATGCTTAGAAAGGAGTGA
- a CDS encoding ROK family glucokinase yields the protein MSQALYVGVDLGGTAIKVGLCNADGQLLRINEGPTQTELGTDAILENIASYVRELVPPGTPEWEKVQGVGIGIAGFLDIPNGIIDFSANLPFRKVPVKAIVEEKLGKPVKINNDANVAALGEVWGGAGRGVADCVCYTLGTGVGGGIIVGGRLIEGFSGMAGELGHMSVVPDLEAIQCGCGQMGCLETVSSATGIIRMARDAVERGDRTSLSYIEELTAKDVFDAAKDGDEAAQRIVTRAAFYLGKSMAAIALIVNPQRFIIGGGVSKAGEFLFSQIRESFAKMTPERARSGVDIVAAELGNNAGVVGAAGLFLRA from the coding sequence ATGTCTCAAGCTTTATACGTTGGCGTCGATTTGGGCGGCACAGCGATAAAAGTCGGTTTATGCAACGCCGACGGGCAACTGCTTCGCATCAACGAAGGTCCGACGCAGACCGAACTCGGAACGGATGCGATTTTGGAAAACATCGCGTCGTACGTGCGGGAGCTCGTTCCGCCGGGCACGCCCGAATGGGAGAAGGTTCAAGGCGTCGGCATCGGAATCGCCGGCTTCCTTGACATTCCGAACGGCATCATCGACTTTTCGGCGAATCTTCCCTTTCGCAAAGTGCCCGTGAAAGCGATCGTGGAGGAGAAGCTGGGCAAACCGGTCAAAATCAATAACGACGCCAACGTGGCCGCTCTGGGCGAAGTTTGGGGCGGCGCGGGACGAGGGGTCGCCGATTGCGTCTGCTACACCCTCGGCACGGGAGTCGGCGGCGGCATTATCGTCGGCGGCCGGCTGATCGAAGGCTTCAGCGGGATGGCCGGGGAGCTCGGCCATATGTCGGTCGTTCCCGACCTTGAAGCGATTCAATGCGGCTGCGGCCAGATGGGCTGCCTGGAGACGGTGTCCTCGGCGACGGGCATTATCCGGATGGCCCGCGACGCGGTCGAGCGGGGCGACAGAACGTCGCTCTCGTATATCGAGGAGCTGACGGCCAAGGACGTGTTCGACGCGGCCAAGGACGGCGACGAGGCGGCGCAGCGAATCGTTACCCGCGCGGCGTTCTACCTGGGCAAGTCGATGGCCGCGATCGCCCTGATCGTGAACCCGCAGCGCTTCATTATCGGGGGCGGCGTGAGCAAGGCGGGCGAATTCCTCTTTTCGCAAATTCGCGAGTCGTTCGCCAAAATGACCCCCGAAAGAGCCCGCAGCGGCGTCGACATCGTCGCGGCGGAACTGGGCAACAACGCGGGCGTCGTCGGCGCGGCTGGCTTGTTTCTCCGGGCATAA
- a CDS encoding sporulation histidine kinase inhibitor Sda, whose translation MSRTSHIIRLVPRNSSANDSVTTSKSSSDAIAARSLSDKASLLRPLKDEHLLEVYREAKKMNLSAEFIELLEDAIELRQLEHRLKA comes from the coding sequence ATGAGCCGCACGTCCCACATCATTCGGCTGGTACCGCGAAACTCATCCGCAAACGATTCAGTCACGACCAGCAAGAGCAGTTCCGACGCGATTGCCGCGCGAAGCCTTAGCGACAAAGCATCGCTGCTTCGCCCGTTGAAAGACGAACACCTGTTGGAAGTGTACCGGGAAGCCAAGAAGATGAACTTGTCGGCCGAATTCATCGAGCTGCTGGAAGACGCCATCGAGCTCCGCCAGTTGGAGCATAGGCTTAAAGCCTGA
- a CDS encoding HPr family phosphocarrier protein: protein MTRQPVVVRLKTGLHARPAALFVQEANKFSSDVFVEKDDKKVNAKSIMGIMSLAISSGTEVFISAEGSDAEQAVTALVQLVSKEELENQ from the coding sequence ATGACGAGACAGCCGGTGGTTGTTCGGCTTAAGACGGGGCTTCACGCCAGACCGGCGGCTTTATTTGTACAAGAAGCCAATAAATTTTCCTCTGACGTCTTTGTTGAGAAAGACGACAAGAAGGTGAATGCCAAGAGCATTATGGGGATTATGAGTCTGGCGATCAGCTCGGGCACGGAAGTATTCATAAGTGCCGAAGGTTCGGACGCAGAGCAAGCTGTAACCGCTTTAGTCCAATTGGTCAGCAAGGAAGAACTGGAGAACCAGTAA
- the rapZ gene encoding RNase adapter RapZ, whose translation METLGAKPTLVIITGMSGAGKTIAVQSMEDLGFFCVDNLPPVLIPKFAELIDQSQGRIAKVALVIDLRGREFFTALSESLQYISEHYTIRSEILFLDATDSVLVQRYKESRRRHPLAPEGMLLEGIRSERKLLEDLKGGASQVIDTSNLKPAQLKERIVGRFTNLDRNTISIQVTSFGFKYGVPIDADLIFDVRFLPNPHYVEQLRPKTGQDAEVYDYVMKWPETQTFLSKLLDMLQFLLPMYHKEGKSQVVIGIGCTGGKHRSVALAEYLGRMLGTSETETVRVSHRDAERDRHG comes from the coding sequence ATGGAAACGCTAGGAGCGAAACCGACGCTGGTCATCATTACGGGAATGTCGGGCGCGGGCAAAACGATTGCCGTGCAGAGCATGGAGGACCTGGGCTTCTTTTGCGTCGACAATTTGCCTCCGGTGCTCATTCCGAAATTCGCGGAACTGATCGACCAATCGCAAGGCCGCATCGCCAAGGTCGCTCTCGTCATCGATTTGCGGGGAAGAGAGTTTTTTACCGCATTGTCCGAGTCCCTTCAATACATCAGCGAACATTATACGATACGCAGCGAAATTTTATTTCTCGACGCCACGGATTCGGTGCTCGTCCAGCGCTACAAGGAAAGCCGCCGCCGGCATCCGCTCGCTCCGGAAGGCATGCTGCTCGAAGGAATCCGTTCGGAACGGAAGCTGCTTGAGGACTTGAAGGGCGGGGCTTCCCAGGTAATCGACACGAGCAATTTGAAGCCGGCCCAGCTCAAGGAACGGATCGTCGGCCGGTTTACGAATCTGGATCGGAATACGATTTCGATTCAAGTCACCTCCTTCGGATTCAAATACGGAGTCCCGATCGACGCCGATCTGATTTTCGACGTCCGCTTTTTGCCCAACCCCCACTATGTGGAGCAATTGCGGCCGAAAACCGGGCAGGATGCGGAAGTGTACGATTATGTCATGAAATGGCCCGAAACGCAGACCTTCCTGTCCAAGCTGCTCGATATGCTGCAATTTTTGCTTCCCATGTACCACAAGGAAGGCAAAAGCCAGGTCGTCATCGGCATCGGGTGCACGGGCGGCAAGCATCGTTCGGTGGCGCTCGCCGAATATCTCGGACGGATGCTCGGCACGAGCGAAACGGAGACGGTCCGCGTCAGTCATCGGGACGCGGAACGCGATCGTCATGGATAA
- a CDS encoding ABC transporter ATP-binding protein, producing the protein MRENSRRSGGEAPSGPAPRYGRIRNMLRYVYPHVRAQKGRIAIAFVCMLLIALLEFVIPQLTAYTIDRVIPERRSDQLILIAAAIVGTALLLGAFNFASGYTMSAVGQRVVYDLRNQLYRHIQRMDLGFFDRNRTGDLMSRVTSDVNMLQQLVSSSMLSLLTDAFTFVAVACYMFYKDWLLTCIMLATFPFMTLATRKFGRRIRGASRKVQESVAEVNNHLQDSFSSIRLIKSFTTEDYEAVRFGAKSRANMEASVQAAGLRAVYEPLIDLLNYIGMAAVLLVGALQAIKGKLSVGEIVAFLAYLRLLQNPVRHFSRALNTVQQSSAAFERIQEMLRLVPEIRDKEGAIELPPIRGAVSFRHVDFAYGNGVPVLRDFSLELAPGTMTALVGSSGAGKTTLAHLLARFYDPQGGEIAIDGYRLADVRIRSLRDQIGIVSQDVMLLNGTVRENIAYGKPGATDAEVEAAARSAAAHEFVAALPDGYESQIGERGVKLSGGQKQRLSIARALLRDPRLIILDEATSALDTESEQQIQEALSRLLAGRTSIVIAHRLSTIQRADRIVVLEAGAIVESGTHESLLRLNGRYRQLHDLQFPQEKTEAYAGPMSSVPAPSSHPNDR; encoded by the coding sequence ATGCGGGAAAACAGCCGCCGAAGCGGAGGCGAAGCTCCGTCCGGTCCGGCGCCGCGTTACGGCCGGATCCGGAATATGCTGCGTTACGTATACCCGCACGTTCGCGCCCAAAAAGGGCGGATCGCGATCGCGTTCGTTTGCATGCTGCTGATCGCGCTGCTCGAATTCGTCATTCCGCAGCTAACCGCGTATACGATCGACCGCGTCATTCCCGAACGGCGTTCCGATCAACTGATCCTTATCGCGGCCGCGATTGTCGGCACCGCCCTCCTGCTCGGCGCTTTCAACTTCGCGAGCGGCTATACGATGTCCGCCGTCGGCCAGCGCGTCGTTTACGATTTGCGCAATCAGCTGTACCGCCACATCCAGCGGATGGATTTGGGCTTTTTCGACCGCAACCGCACCGGCGACCTGATGTCCAGGGTGACGAGCGACGTCAACATGCTGCAGCAGCTCGTCTCGTCCAGCATGCTGTCGCTGCTGACCGACGCGTTTACGTTCGTCGCCGTGGCTTGCTATATGTTTTACAAGGATTGGCTTCTGACATGCATCATGCTCGCCACTTTTCCGTTTATGACGCTTGCGACCCGCAAGTTCGGGCGGCGCATCCGCGGCGCTTCCCGGAAGGTGCAGGAATCGGTTGCGGAAGTGAACAACCATCTGCAAGACAGTTTTTCCTCGATTCGCCTGATCAAGTCGTTTACGACCGAGGATTACGAGGCGGTGCGCTTCGGCGCCAAGAGCCGGGCCAACATGGAGGCGAGCGTTCAAGCCGCGGGCTTGCGCGCCGTTTACGAGCCGCTGATCGACCTGCTCAATTATATCGGGATGGCCGCCGTCCTGCTGGTCGGAGCCTTGCAAGCGATAAAAGGTAAGCTCTCGGTCGGCGAAATCGTCGCCTTTTTGGCCTATTTGCGGCTTTTGCAAAATCCCGTTCGCCATTTCAGCCGGGCCCTCAACACCGTCCAGCAATCGTCGGCGGCTTTCGAACGGATCCAGGAGATGCTCCGGCTCGTTCCGGAAATCCGGGACAAGGAAGGCGCGATCGAGCTGCCGCCGATCCGGGGGGCCGTCTCGTTCCGGCACGTCGACTTTGCCTACGGCAACGGCGTTCCCGTGCTGCGCGATTTCAGTCTGGAGCTTGCGCCCGGCACGATGACCGCGCTGGTCGGCTCCTCCGGCGCGGGCAAAACGACGCTGGCGCATCTGCTCGCGCGGTTCTACGACCCGCAGGGCGGCGAAATCGCCATCGACGGATACCGGCTCGCCGATGTCCGGATCCGCTCGCTGCGGGACCAGATCGGCATCGTCTCGCAGGACGTCATGCTGCTGAACGGAACCGTCCGCGAAAATATCGCGTACGGAAAGCCGGGCGCGACCGACGCGGAAGTGGAAGCTGCCGCGCGGTCGGCCGCGGCGCACGAGTTCGTCGCCGCGCTGCCCGACGGGTACGAATCGCAAATCGGCGAGCGGGGCGTCAAGCTGTCCGGCGGGCAGAAGCAGCGGCTGTCGATCGCCCGAGCGCTGCTGCGCGACCCGCGGCTCATCATTCTCGACGAAGCGACGTCCGCGCTCGACACCGAATCCGAGCAGCAGATCCAGGAGGCGCTGTCGCGCCTGCTGGCCGGGCGGACGAGCATCGTCATCGCCCACCGGCTGTCGACGATTCAGCGGGCCGACCGGATTGTCGTGCTGGAGGCCGGCGCCATCGTCGAATCCGGCACGCACGAGTCGCTGCTGCGTCTGAACGGCCGGTACCGGCAGCTGCACGACCTGCAGTTTCCGCAGGAGAAGACGGAGGCTTA
- the whiA gene encoding DNA-binding protein WhiA, whose product MSFAAQTKKELTMVDAEPCCEVAELSALIRMNGSVQLTNKRIVLDISTENAAIARRIYTLMKRHFAVPTELLVRKKMRLKKNNVYIVRVPAGVEPLLKQLYITSEGFQFHPTIDKELVRKPCCKRAYLRGAFLAGGSVNNPEGSSYHLEIASMYEEHCRSLVELANKFQLNARFIERKKGFILYIKEGEKIIEFLSIIGAHQALFKFEDVRIMRDMRNSVNRIVNCETANLNKTIGAAIRQIDNIKLLQKEVGLENMPERLREVAEIRLKHPDLNLKEVGDMLKGQVSKSGVNHRLRKIDEWAEKIRNGGA is encoded by the coding sequence GTGTCTTTCGCGGCCCAAACGAAAAAAGAACTGACGATGGTGGACGCGGAGCCGTGCTGCGAGGTCGCGGAGCTGTCCGCGCTCATTCGGATGAACGGATCGGTTCAATTGACGAACAAAAGGATCGTCCTGGACATCTCCACCGAAAATGCCGCGATTGCGCGCCGGATATACACCTTGATGAAGCGTCATTTCGCCGTGCCGACCGAGCTGCTCGTTCGCAAGAAGATGCGACTGAAAAAAAACAACGTCTACATCGTGCGCGTGCCCGCCGGCGTCGAGCCGTTGCTGAAGCAGCTTTACATTACGAGCGAAGGGTTTCAGTTTCATCCGACGATCGACAAGGAGCTCGTCCGCAAGCCCTGCTGCAAGCGCGCCTATTTGCGGGGAGCTTTTCTCGCGGGAGGCTCGGTCAACAATCCGGAAGGCTCGTCCTACCATCTGGAGATCGCTTCGATGTATGAGGAGCATTGCCGTTCGCTCGTCGAGCTCGCCAACAAGTTTCAGCTGAACGCCCGGTTCATCGAGCGCAAAAAGGGCTTCATTCTTTATATCAAAGAAGGCGAAAAAATCATCGAATTTTTAAGCATCATCGGCGCGCACCAGGCGCTGTTCAAATTCGAGGATGTCCGAATCATGCGGGATATGCGCAATTCGGTCAACCGGATCGTCAATTGCGAGACGGCGAACCTGAACAAGACGATCGGGGCGGCCATCCGCCAGATCGACAACATCAAGCTGCTGCAGAAGGAAGTCGGGCTCGAGAACATGCCCGAAAGGCTTCGGGAAGTGGCCGAAATCCGCCTCAAGCATCCCGATTTGAATTTGAAAGAAGTCGGAGATATGCTTAAGGGGCAGGTGAGCAAGTCCGGCGTCAATCACCGTCTCAGGAAAATCGACGAGTGGGCCGAAAAAATCCGCAACGGCGGGGCATAA
- a CDS encoding SIMPL domain-containing protein, with the protein MRMKGMKIAAVVLAAAAIGWYGFGRGEAGTVANAETATAASGSAYAVNTVTVGAEGSVKAEPDVAYLNVGVETRGSTAQAAQQANAETFAAVEKVLYDTFAIDKKDVQTTGFHVSPEYNYTEKDGQVLKGYVAVHEIRITYRKLADIGKLLDALSGAGVNRMQGVTFDTEKRDEYELEALKKAMESAGAKAGVLAASGNRQLGGVINIVQGDAAPVPVLRAGTMAEAKMLAGDSAQSSSVQSGQIEISASVTVQYELK; encoded by the coding sequence ATGAGGATGAAAGGGATGAAAATCGCGGCGGTCGTTCTGGCCGCGGCGGCAATCGGTTGGTACGGATTCGGACGAGGGGAGGCCGGTACGGTGGCGAATGCGGAGACGGCGACGGCGGCATCGGGTTCGGCATATGCGGTGAATACGGTGACGGTCGGAGCGGAGGGTTCGGTCAAGGCGGAGCCCGACGTCGCATACTTGAACGTCGGCGTCGAGACGCGCGGGTCGACCGCCCAGGCGGCGCAGCAGGCGAATGCGGAAACGTTCGCCGCCGTCGAAAAGGTGCTGTACGACACGTTCGCGATCGACAAAAAGGACGTCCAAACGACGGGGTTTCATGTAAGCCCGGAGTATAATTATACGGAGAAGGACGGCCAGGTTTTGAAAGGGTACGTGGCGGTCCATGAGATCCGGATTACGTACCGCAAGCTCGCGGACATCGGCAAGCTGCTGGACGCCTTGTCGGGAGCCGGCGTGAACCGGATGCAGGGCGTGACGTTCGATACGGAGAAGCGGGACGAGTACGAGCTGGAGGCGCTGAAAAAGGCGATGGAGTCCGCCGGGGCGAAAGCGGGCGTGCTGGCCGCCTCGGGCAATCGCCAGCTGGGAGGCGTCATCAACATCGTTCAGGGCGACGCCGCGCCGGTTCCGGTTCTCAGAGCCGGAACGATGGCCGAGGCGAAAATGCTGGCGGGCGACAGCGCGCAATCGTCTTCGGTGCAATCCGGCCAGATCGAGATTTCCGCGAGCGTAACCGTGCAATATGAGCTGAAATAA
- the trxB gene encoding thioredoxin-disulfide reductase → MYKTIVIGTGPAGLTAAIYLARANLKPLVIEGPEPGGQLTTTTEVENFPGFPEGIMGPDLMANMRKQAERFGAEFRTGWINSVETASRPFKLSLEGGETLEAETLIISTGASAKYLGIPGEKDNVGRGVSTCATCDGFFFRGKKIIVVGGGDSAMEEANFLTRFASEVTLVHRREELRASKIMQDRCRENPKISWSLNRAPLEVVAGESGVTALKVKNNETGEEELIDTQGVFVAIGHTPNTKFLGGQVETDEHGYIVTKPGSTETSVPGIFACGDVQDTKYRQAITAAGSGCMAALDCEKFLEGSSVHDWSHTL, encoded by the coding sequence ATGTACAAAACGATTGTCATCGGCACGGGCCCTGCGGGGTTGACGGCCGCTATTTACCTGGCTCGCGCGAATTTGAAGCCGCTCGTCATCGAAGGCCCCGAGCCCGGCGGACAATTGACGACGACGACCGAAGTGGAAAACTTCCCGGGCTTTCCGGAAGGCATTATGGGCCCGGACCTGATGGCGAACATGCGCAAGCAGGCGGAACGCTTCGGAGCGGAATTCCGCACCGGATGGATCAATTCCGTCGAAACGGCATCGCGCCCGTTCAAATTGTCGCTTGAAGGCGGCGAGACGCTCGAAGCCGAAACGCTGATCATTTCGACGGGCGCATCCGCGAAATATTTGGGCATTCCCGGCGAGAAGGACAACGTCGGACGCGGGGTCAGCACGTGCGCGACATGCGACGGGTTCTTCTTCCGCGGCAAAAAAATCATCGTCGTCGGCGGCGGGGACTCCGCCATGGAGGAAGCGAACTTCCTGACGCGGTTCGCTTCCGAGGTGACGCTCGTGCATCGCCGCGAAGAGCTGCGCGCTTCGAAAATCATGCAGGACCGCTGCCGCGAAAATCCGAAAATTTCGTGGAGCCTGAACCGCGCCCCGCTCGAAGTCGTCGCGGGCGAAAGCGGCGTTACGGCGCTTAAGGTGAAGAACAACGAGACCGGCGAGGAAGAGCTGATCGATACCCAGGGCGTATTCGTCGCGATCGGCCACACGCCGAACACGAAGTTTCTCGGGGGACAAGTCGAGACGGACGAGCACGGCTACATCGTGACGAAGCCGGGTTCGACGGAAACGAGCGTGCCGGGCATTTTCGCCTGCGGCGACGTTCAGGATACGAAATACCGCCAGGCGATCACGGCTGCCGGAAGCGGCTGCATGGCGGCGCTCGACTGCGAGAAATTCCTGGAAGGCTCTTCTGTTCACGATTGGAGCCATACGCTTTAA
- the clpP gene encoding ATP-dependent Clp endopeptidase proteolytic subunit ClpP, with product MSFVPMVIEQSNRGERAYDIYSRLLKDRIIFLGSGVNDVVANSIIAQMLFLAADDPEKDISLYINSPGGSITAGMAIYDTMQFIKPDVSTICVGMAASMGAFLLAAGAKGKRYALPNSEVMIHQPLGGAEGQASDIEIRARRILKMRDKLNRILSERTGQPLEKIEKDTDRDNFMDAEDAKAYGLVDKVIEKI from the coding sequence ATGAGTTTCGTACCCATGGTCATCGAACAAAGCAATCGAGGCGAACGGGCCTACGATATTTATTCCCGTTTGCTTAAAGACCGAATCATTTTTCTCGGATCGGGCGTAAACGACGTCGTCGCCAATTCGATTATCGCGCAAATGCTGTTCCTTGCCGCCGACGATCCGGAGAAGGACATCAGCTTATACATTAACAGCCCCGGCGGATCGATCACGGCCGGCATGGCGATTTACGACACGATGCAATTCATCAAGCCGGACGTCTCCACGATTTGCGTCGGCATGGCCGCCTCGATGGGCGCCTTCCTGCTCGCCGCCGGCGCGAAAGGCAAACGCTACGCGCTTCCGAACAGCGAAGTGATGATCCATCAACCGCTGGGCGGCGCCGAAGGCCAAGCCAGCGACATCGAAATCAGGGCCCGCCGCATTTTGAAGATGCGCGACAAGCTGAACCGCATTTTGTCCGAGCGCACCGGGCAACCGCTGGAAAAAATCGAGAAAGACACCGACCGCGACAACTTCATGGATGCGGAAGACGCGAAAGCTTACGGCCTCGTGGACAAAGTCATCGAGAAAATCTGA